The window ATGTGTAACAAAAAAAAAAGGAAAGCCACGGTCCATGAACCCGGTAATCTTTCACGCACGATTTGCGCACAACATGATTTGAAGCCACACAGATTAAAGAAAGAGGCAACCGAATGACCCACTCCCTCCGTCTCGTAATGCAAGATGTTGTTTGACGTTAGTGTAGTGTTAAAGAAACATTTTATATTATGGAATGGTGACTTGTTCTGTGTTGATCGTGTGTGAATCCGTCGTGTGCATAGCACCACTCTTTGCAAATATCCTGCTCCGGGTAGCAGCAGCTGGGCCTGATCAAAGTGGCATCGCTCAATTGAGGCGCGTCCCTGACAGAAGCCGCAGCTGAGAAGGTCCCTCTCGCGCATATAAGTATTCCCCATGCTCAACACGCGGGAGTGATGAACaagttctttttcttttctttcgagAATGAGCGATAATCTAGCTACACCGACGATCGAGCGATCGATGGCGTTGACCAGTTAACGCCGCTACGTGTACCGATAACCCACCACGAAGCCTCTAATTCCGGCATTGTGTGATGTAGTACAGCCTTTAATAATCACACTTGGCCTactgtccccaagaagaagataCGAAGAGAGGGTGGGTGGGTATAGGAAAAGTGGAACAATATCAGCACCAAACAGCAACAGCTCGAATAGAATACGGGTACGGTGGTGGCGCGCAGCGCAAACATCACTTTCACGCCAAAAATACAGGCAGGCAACATGCATCTTGATATCCAGTACTACAagtaccatctccatctccgttgCCCATGCCCATCCCACTCACCCCAGCGGCATATCGTCCCAGACAGACGGCatccacgtccttggccttgggcctcACCTATTTCCATTCCATTCTCCACTCATCCGGCCCCGCGCGCCATTCGATCCTCTTCTCGACTTCTCCACTACTCGCCAGTCGCCATGCAGCAGCAAGGCAAGAACCGGAACAGGAGAGCGATCTGCTCGTCGGATTTCTTTGCTTGGTCTGGACGTGtgctcatctcttcttcttcttcttgctctgtttgtttgcttgcttgcttgcagaTGGGTTGGGCAAGCGGCTGCTGCTCAGGGTCGCCGCGCTGTGCCACGGGAGTAgcaagctgccgccgccgccggctcctCCGGCCATGGCGGAAATGCCGAGGGTGGAGATGGCCGGCGACGGCCGCGTCGAGCACCTCGAGAAGTTCTCCCACTACGTCGGTCAGTCGCCATTTCCACTCAATTGTTTGTTTTTTCGCGACACTTTACAGCAATTTCTTTTCAAATCCCCGCTCATTCCAATCCGATCAACGAACACCTGTCACTGCTGTTATTGAATGCGTATATTAACGTGGATGCTGCGTTCCTGTGTTCGTTTTCACCACAAGGATGATACTGTCTCGTAGTTTCTGTTGCCACTTGGTCTGATAATTTCCCCCCTTTCtgatgacgccaagaagcaagcaaccaATTGGTCCGAACACCAAAGGCTCTAACTAACTCCTGCAACCTTCCAACCAGAATGTTTGTCTTGGTGCTTGAATGCTCGAGAGATTCCACTGATGATACACTAGGAAACAAGATCCAAAACAGAAAGTAGTATGTATACCATGCAGAACTTCCCGTAAATTAATATAGGAGCGTTTAGATCACTTAGTTTACAGAGAGTAAAAGTTAAAGTAAACCCTTGTGATTGACATGGGCACTGCTGCTTTGATGGAAGAGTAGCACCTAGACACTGAACTGGAGTATATCTTCTCCTAGCTGACGCGTGCACCGACTTCTCCATGGAAACCGAACACCTGGCCAGCCAGTCGCCTACCCACTACCAAGCATGGCATGATCTTCTCTTGAGGGATAAAAACAGTTCCGAAGCATGTACTACGTCGCATGGGTACGACACAACGCACCAAGTCTCACGTGATGAGGTTAAGGTTAATCGTACGTGTACCAGACAGCCAGCATTCGTGCTAAAAGCTTAAAACTGGACAGCGCACTGACTGAAGAAAGCAGTTAGTGATGATAATAGCACTCGATCTTCCTCCCTGGCCACAGGCTGACCAGCAGGCCGGGGCCCTTCAGCCGTCTCGTCGAGATCAATGCATGCCACTGGTACCGTACGGCGGCGATGCCATTGTCGAGCCGTCCATGGCCACAGCCTTTTCATGTGGTTCAAAACTTCCTGGCCACTCCTCTCCTGAAAAGATAATGAGTGATTGAGAATTTCTGACATCGAGATCAGAGTGGGTTTAGTTTCTGCTGCAAATTAGTGTTTCCCAGATTAATCTCAATTCATTGTGTATGCAGCTCGGCAGATTGGGTTCGAGGACGCGAGCGAGTGCCCCCACCTGTGCAAGGCGGCCAACAACTACCTCCGGCAGACCAACAACTGCATGGCGGACGTCTACGGCCTCCTGGACGGCGTCCCGGAGGCCGACGCGCTCTACGTCAAGCTCGTCGACGAGCTGGAGAGATGCATCCTCGGCTACTTCGCCTTCCACTGGGACCATTCCACCACCCTCGTCACCCAGGTGCTCCCTCCGGCCCTTTTTAATCTGCATATAAGTATGTGTGTGACGATCTCGTCATCTTTGGCGGATCTGGAAGCAAAGTGGACGTCCACTCGGCTCGACGAATTACGAGCGATGCACATGCGATGTGCATTACTACATTATATATGCCGTTGCCGTTGCCCTTGCCGAGCGATTGCCGTAACTTTGCCGTCAATCACGCACGTACGCTTAATGTGCAGGCCTTGACCGTGGACAGCGCCAACAAAAAGAAGCTGAGGAACGTGATTCTGGAAGCTAACAGGTGAAAAGTCAAAACCCAACTGGAAACACTCTTTTTTTACACTTTCTTttctaaaataataaaaattaaGCTGCGTATAAATGAgtgctcaatgaacacttcgaagcCAGCACATGCTAATAATTACTGTGATATGCTACTACTCTCTTCGGTCCATATTAATTaccgctgatttagtacaaagttataTGAACCAGGGGAAGTAGTACTCCGTTTCTTTGTGGATGTGAACAGAGAGAGAATTGAAATTATGTAGTATCAAGCATAAATTAAGGTCATGATTTGACGATGATGACCTTTCTAACAGATATCTTTTATAACATGCTTATGAAAAGAAAAGTACAGACACAAATGACATATTATACCAGTTGTTAGGTCGATGTGTTTATAATAGCAGTAGATGGGAATGCTCATGATTTGTCTCCATTATAGGTCAATTTCGTAATCTTTTGACATTTCCTACTCTTACTAATCAACTTGGGTACACGTTGGTATACATCGGCATGTTTGAATGCATGTATGTATGTACAGCTCCTATCTTGCTTTCACCAATCAATTTTTTTTTGCCATCACAAATTTCCTTTGGTCAAATTTATTTGACCCGGCCAAGTACTTCGAATTACTTCTATAATCCCATAATCCCATATAGATGAGCATGAGCTACCTAACAGATAACTATCGGGAGTTTTAAAAAAGTAGCTAGTGCAATCATCTCGTCCTCTAAGAAAGTGACACATATAGGCAATAACTGCAAATTCCTAGCCAAGAATTGTCTAAAATGGTGTAGTTTAAGCTACCACCTTCGTCTTAGTTTACTGGTCTCTTTTgcaatttgtgccaaattttgatcaaatatttaactaataaaatgttaatgcatgtcaacaaaaattatatggttggattcgtatttgaacctaGTTTTTAATgatatttttttttgtgaaatgcataaacattttgttagttaaatttatggtctagATTTGACATAAAATACAATGAAGACCAATAAACCAAGACAGATGTAGTATTATTTTACAAGAggcaatagacatatgtagtacatATAACTAAAACACACAATAATCCTACTTACATTTGCCCGTTTACTCGCATGTGTCTCATTTGCCCGTTTCAATATATTGATAAGACGACAAGAAGCTTCCGAATATACACCATGTGCCTTGTTTTATGTGCACATGCGCAAATGCTAACATATGCGATGTACTAGCGCATCACCCGTAGACCCATACAACCACGAGTTCTCATTTCCAATTGTCCAAACTATTTATTTTTGTATTGTTTGCAATAGCTGCCAAGACTACGACAAGTGCTTAATAAAAACATGTTAGAGGCATGGCCCCAAAGTCATTGCCGATACGCAATAATTGAATCAACCGTTATTAATAGTAGCCTCATCTAAAACGTACCCTCCCACTAGGCCATGTATACATCATGGAGTGGGCCAAGCCAGGTGTATGACAATGATGCTAACGCTATCAATGTTGGAGATTCGTTCTGGAGACATACTCTAGCCAATCACTATATAATCGTTAACTCAACTACTCGGTCGTCAATTCAATTGAAAATATCTGCTCCAGTCCTTGTTGGATGTAAACAACAACATCAACTGCTAAGTAGAATTGCGATCTACCATGGATAAAAGAGGGTATATAATCTAAGATGTACGCTAACATTGTCGCGTTCCATAAAATACCCTATGCATGAGTAACTTGTTAAAAGGCTTTTAAAAAAAACTTGTTAAAAGGCTTGCATGCATAAAACTAACTGAGATTGGATGGGTGCGACGAGCAGGAAGCAACGGTTCGAGCGGATCACGAAGGACCTCAAGGTGACGCGTGTGTTCTCCACACTGGTGCATGAGATGAAGGCCATCGGCACGGTGACGGGGATGAATGGCGAGGAGGAGGCGCACTGCACCGACGTTATGGCCCCGGTGGCGCACAGCGACCGGTCCCCGGTGCTGCTGCTGatgggcggcggcatgggcgcCGGCAAGAGCACCGTGCTCAAGGAGATACTTCAAGAGTGAGTACTGAGGACCAGTATTATTTCTTACGTTTTTTCCTCAGTTTCTTAGTACGTACACTTGTTGCAACAACGGTCGATTCGATCAGAATTTGAAGCCGAAGCATGGGTTGCGATGTTGAATTTCAGGCCGTTTTGGATAGAGGCGGGGAAGAACGCTTTGGTGGTTGAGGCGGACGCTTTCAAGGAGACAGACGTGATCTACCGCGCCATCAGCTCCATGGGCCACCACAACGACATGCTTCAGACGGCAGAGCTGGTACGTTCTTGCAGTTATATACCTAATTTAGATCTATATATACAATCATCACCATGGATCAAAATGAAGCAGCGTTGTTTCGACGACGTTTACAAATGGACCAGCGTTGTTCCGACGACGTTTACAAATGGATCAACATTGTGACGTAGTTACTTCGCAAAAAAAA is drawn from Triticum dicoccoides isolate Atlit2015 ecotype Zavitan chromosome 4A, WEW_v2.0, whole genome shotgun sequence and contains these coding sequences:
- the LOC119286720 gene encoding uncharacterized protein LOC119286720 → MQQQDGLGKRLLLRVAALCHGSSKLPPPPAPPAMAEMPRVEMAGDGRVEHLEKFSHYVARQIGFEDASECPHLCKAANNYLRQTNNCMADVYGLLDGVPEADALYVKLVDELERCILGYFAFHWDHSTTLVTQALTVDSANKKKLRNVILEANRKQRFERITKDLKVTRVFSTLVHEMKAIGTVTGMNGEEEAHCTDVMAPVAHSDRSPVLLLMGGGMGAGKSTVLKEILQEPFWIEAGKNALVVEADAFKETDVIYRAISSMGHHNDMLQTAELVHKSSTDAASSLLVTALNEGRDVILDGTLSWEPFVEQTIAMARAVHSQRHRMGVGYKVDEDGTITENYWEPVPNDQDFVAANRDRKPYRIEVVGVVCDAYLAVARGIRRAIMTGRAVRVNSQLTSHKRFAAAFQKYCQLVDGAKLYSSNSLGSPQLIAWKGDINGSLLVEPREIDCLDKVSNLNEGATSLHDLYPGGATTCGSRSIWDDMIVAPSRATVQREIREAIRSVEPTATPTAL